Within Bacteroidota bacterium, the genomic segment TGCCTTACCGCAACCTGTTTTTTGGCCAACCTGCCCAAGGTCAGCTGGTAAATGACCTCACCGTTTCTGAAGCGGCAGGTCTGGTTCCCCTGATGATCATGATGGTCTGGATCGGAATCGCCCCGGGAGCCATCCTGCAGGTATCACTCGCAACCCTGAACGCTTTGTTGTAAAACCGGATTTTCTGATATGACTATACCCGATCAACTGCTTTCTGATTCCATCCGGCTGCTGCCACTGTTTGTGGTGGTGATCACCGGTCTGGTTCAGATGATTCTGGCCACCACACGTCTGAGTCCGGTGACCGTTACTCTGGTCAGCCTTGCCGGCTATCTGATAGCCGCGATTTTGCTTGCCACCGGCGGAATGCCAACCGGTGACCTGTTTAACGGATTTGTCCGGATTGAATCCATCGGTTGGGTGGGTTCCTGGGTGGTGCTGCTCATTGCCTGTCTCCATACTCTGATTGTTTCCCGTTCCGGATCGACCTATTCAGTGAAGACAGCCGATTTCCTGGCCCTTCAGGCGTTTGCAGTGGCAGGAATGCTCATGCTCATCTGGTCGGGCGATCTGATTACCGTCTTTATCGGCGTGGAAACCATGAGCATCCCGTTCTATGTGATGGCCGGTATTAACCGGAAGGACATTCGGAGCAATGAAGCGGCCATGAAATATTTTCTGATCGGTGCCTTTGCCGGCGGATTTTTACTCTATGGCATTGCTCTTATTTACGGTGCCACCGGTTCCACCTCACTTACGGTCATCCGTGAGTTTCTGGAGAATGGACAAGCTGGCCTGTTGTACTGGCTTGGACTGGCGCTTGTTCTGGTCGGATTCCTCTTTAAAATCAGCGGTGTTCCCTTTCATTTCTGGGCTCCCGATGTGTATCAGGGTGCACCATCGGCCTCTTCTGCATTTCTTGCAACGGCAGGAAAGGTGGCTTCATTCACCGGATTGGCAGTCATCGGTCTTAAACTGGCTCCGCCGCTTTCCGATAAATGGATCGGGATTCTGGCCGTGGTTTCCGGGCTGTCCATGATTGCCGGAAACCTGACTGCGTTACCACAATCTTCCATCAAGCGCATGCTTGGCTTTTCATCTGTTGCCCATGCCGGTTACATCCTGCTCGGGTTTTTATCTCAATCGGGAAGTGGTTTTCAGGCCGTCGGCTACTATCTGCTGGTCTATGCGGTGACCAATTTTGCTGCCTTCGCTGTGGTCATGTTGCTCGAAACCGATTCCAAAGGTCTGTCAGTCGATGGGGCCCGCGGATTGGGTTACCGGCGCCCGCTTGAATCGGCAATTCTGGCCATCACCATGTTTTCACTGCTTGGATTGCCTCCTCTGGGCGGATTTGTCGGGAAATACCTCATTTTCATCGATGCC encodes:
- a CDS encoding NADH-quinone oxidoreductase subunit N, with amino-acid sequence MTIPDQLLSDSIRLLPLFVVVITGLVQMILATTRLSPVTVTLVSLAGYLIAAILLATGGMPTGDLFNGFVRIESIGWVGSWVVLLIACLHTLIVSRSGSTYSVKTADFLALQAFAVAGMLMLIWSGDLITVFIGVETMSIPFYVMAGINRKDIRSNEAAMKYFLIGAFAGGFLLYGIALIYGATGSTSLTVIREFLENGQAGLLYWLGLALVLVGFLFKISGVPFHFWAPDVYQGAPSASSAFLATAGKVASFTGLAVIGLKLAPPLSDKWIGILAVVSGLSMIAGNLTALPQSSIKRMLGFSSVAHAGYILLGFLSQSGSGFQAVGYYLLVYAVTNFAAFAVVMLLETDSKGLSVDGARGLGYRRPLESAILAITMFSLLGLPPLGGFVGKYLIFIDAWQAGYYSLVILAVITSIISAGFYLKVVVALYQPVDTSREPIHGSLALVSVCLAVVIILVTGIWPAWPSGLLLSAW